The following are encoded together in the Citrus sinensis cultivar Valencia sweet orange chromosome 1, DVS_A1.0, whole genome shotgun sequence genome:
- the LOC102623175 gene encoding F-box protein SKIP23-like, whose protein sequence is MACFKRKRCNFTSSKWAEIPSEILDSIFEHLSFPDVLVSESVCSHWFQTAKSFISFKSQNQPPQAPSLKLFPQEDGTDGNGASEIVPEEFTENCCIGSSHSWLIFLDERAFPLLFNPSLRIRHAQLPCIGPLLGVLDIEKSQENGYYITYDYQKNPIRYMNNLRESLIHKAILSSDPCLNINNFGAVVICGHEKKIAYCQNGDNSWTDLDGKHQPYEDIICSRNQLYAIGSNASVECWGFDGLNKPIKTMEVEVSFPEKSGQFWGEFGDLYNARLYLVQSTKGDIMLAVRFVGELVNADDEPVHEHDLLTEEDTHPLVCPYKTLVFHVYKLDLGQKSWVEVGSLGDESLFLGANQSTSVSISSSSTIYKQNSIYFTDDYWDRMDEDYLYGGHDMGVFSLENRNVESFLRTHQLKILPPPCWVNPSPW, encoded by the coding sequence ATGGCTTGcttcaagagaaaaagatgCAACTTTACATCATCGAAGTGGGCAGAGATTCCGAGTGAAATTCTGGATTCAATCTTTGAGCACTTGTCTTTCCCGGATGTTCTTGTCTCCGAATCCGTTTGTTCGCACTGGTTTCAGACAGCAAAATCTTTCATAAGCTTCAAGTCTCAGAATCAGCCTCCTCAGGCTCCGTCGCTGAAGCTTTTTCCTCAAGAGGACGGAACGGATGGTAACGGTGCTTCGGAGATTGTGCCTGAGGAGTTTACTGAGAATTGTTGCATTGGTTCTTCGCACAGTTGGCTGATTTTCTTGGATGAAAGAGCTTTTCCTTTGCTCTTTAACCCTTCTCTGCGGATTCGTCATGCACAGCTTCCTTGCATTGGTCCTCTTCTTGGTGTACTCGACATTGAGAAATCTCAAGAAAACGGATACTACATCACTTATGATTATCAGAAGAACCCAATTCGTTACATGAATAATTTGCGTGAAAGTCTCATCCACAAAGCAATTCTTTCATCCGACCCGTGTCTCAACATCAACAACTTTGGAGCAGTGGTCATTTGTGGCCATGAAAAGAAGATTGCTTACTGCCAGAATGGAGATAATTCTTGGACTGATCTTGATGGCAAGCATCAGCCTTATGAAGACATCATATGCAGCAGAAATCAGCTTTATGCAATTGGCAGCAACGCTTCAGTCGAATGTTGGGGTTTTGATGGATTGAATAAGCCAATTAAAACAATGGAGGTTGAGGTGAGTTTTCCAGAGAAATCAGGGCAGTTTTGGGGAGAATTCGGAGATCTTTATAATGCTAGATTGTACTTGGTGCAGTCAACAAAGGGAGATATTATGCTTGCAGTGAGATTTGTAGGAGAGCTAGTAAATGCAGATGATGAGCCTGTTCATGAGCATGATTTGTTGACTGAAGAAGACACGCACCCTTTGGTTTGTCCATACAAAACTCTAGTCTTTCATGTCTATAAGCTGGATTTGGGTCAGAAGAGTTGGGTGGAGGTAGGTTCTTTGGGCGACGAATCGCTGTTTTTGGGTGCAAATCAATCCACATCAGTCTCAATATCTTCATCTTCTACTATATACAAACAGAATTCGATTTACTTTACAGATGATTATTGGGATCGAATGGATGAAGATTATTTGTACGGCGGGCACGACATGGGAGTTTTTAGCTTGGAGAACAGAAATGTTGAGTCATTTTTACGTACTCATCAGCTCAAGATTCTGCCACCACCTTGTTGGGTGAATCCTAGCCCGTGGTAG